The Streptococcus respiraculi sequence ACCGCATTGCTCATCCAAGCAAGTCCATAAGTCCCAAAACTAAGTGGCACACCATTCATGATAAGGCCGTAGAAGGACATCAAGCTGACCATAAACAACCCAATCGTACCTGAAATGATGAGGATTTTTTGCCAATCCTTGACTGGGGCTGGTGACAGGCTTAAGAGACGGAAGGCAAGCTTTTTCGCAAGAGGACCTACAAGTAGCATATCCAAGGCAAAAGCAACCAAAAAAGCAGGAGCAAAGCCAGTCAAAACATGGCTCAGCGAAAACTGTCCCACAAGAAACAGATTCCAACAGCTCATCCCAAAGACCATCAAACCGCACATCAACGTAGTAAACAACAAAGCTTCTTTAAAATTTTTCGGCATATTTATCTCCTTTTCTTTTCTAAACATGTTAGAACCTATATTCACAGCTCAGCAACTCTATTCAGGGCTTATGAATACAGGTTCTTATTCTACCATATTTGAAAATTTCATGTAAGCGATTTGCATAAGAAA is a genomic window containing:
- a CDS encoding DUF2798 domain-containing protein → MPKNFKEALLFTTLMCGLMVFGMSCWNLFLVGQFSLSHVLTGFAPAFLVAFALDMLLVGPLAKKLAFRLLSLSPAPVKDWQKILIISGTIGLFMVSLMSFYGLIMNGVPLSFGTYGLAWMSNAVMALPLNFFVAGPLARFFFGKLVVFLYSKPEAV